A window of Chryseobacterium aquaeductus genomic DNA:
TCTCAATAAGATTGAAGTATTACAGCTTGCTAAAAAAGTTGGATTACGTATACCAAAATCATTTATTACAAATTATTCGGAATCATTTCTACAATATGGGCTTAATGAAGATGAATTAATCACAAAACCGCTTTTTGAAGCAACTGGATTTGTTGGTGAAAATGGTTCATACATAACACATACTAAACAACTTAATAAAAGAAATAAGATCCCAACGTATTTCACTCCTTCTTTAGTACAATCTAAAATTAATAAAAAATATGAATTGCGTATTTTCTATCTTGATAATAAGTTTTTTGCAATGGCTATTTTTTCTTCTTCAAATTCTAAAACACAGCTTGATTTTAGAGCCTATGACTTTAAAAAACCTAATAGAACTGTTCCATATGATTTACCTATTAATATAAAAAATTCGTTAAAAGACTTAATGGATAAGCTTAATTTATATAATGGCTCAATTGATATGATAGTTGATACGGAAGGAAATTACATTTTTTTAGAAGTTAATCCCATTGGTCAATTTGGAATGGTTTCACTACCATGTAGATACAATATAGAAAAAGAGATTGCTATGTTCCTTATAAACTACTCATATGAAAAAAAAAGAACTTAAAAAATTAATTAAGCAGTATGATGCCCCTTTAATTTTACAAGACATCAATAAATTATATATTAAAGATGAAGACCTTTCCGAGAATATAAACAGGCAGGTTTCTGGGAGTAGCATTTTGCAATGTTCAAAAAAATTCAAATATTCATTTTTTAAAAATATATCAAAACTGTGAAAACCTATAAATTATTTTCCAATTGCATTTTGGTTAAAGGCTTTACAAGGTCTTCGATTGTCGACACTCAAAGGAAAGAAAACTTTTTAATTCCCAATGATCTGTACGAAATACTGTATGATGAGAAATTAATTAATTTTGAAAACTTAGAAATGGAATTTTATAAAAGTAAACAAACTATCAAAGAATATAAAAAATTTCTGTTAGAAGAAGAATTAATTTTTGAGTGTAATCAAAATGAAGCTGATTTTTTTGTTCCAATACAAAAAAAATATTCTACTCCTTCATCTATCACAAATATGATTATTGATATGTCGGATTCTTTAAATCCTTTTCTCAACAAGATAAAAAATGGAATAGAACATCTAGGTGTAGTTGCTTTGCAACTAAGAATTTTTGATTTTCAAGAAAAAAGCATACATGATTTTTTAGATTTATTAGAAGATGATAGCAGAATATATGACCTTCAGATTATTTTAAAATTTGAAAGTAAGATTATCCCAAAACTGGAAAAACTATTAAGATATACAAGAATAAATAAAATATTTGTATTTGGAGGTAATAGTAATTATAAAAATGGTAGAGTTATATTTATTCAAAGAGACATTACTAATGCTAAAAGCTGTGGTCTAATTGACAAAAATATCTCATACATAAATTCTGATATTGTACACGAATCAATGAATCACAATTCTTGTCTTTACAAAAAAATCTCCATAGATTCTGATGGGAATATTAGAAACTGTCCTTCTATGCCTCAAAGTTTTGGCAATATAAAAGATACCATCCTAGAAGAAGCCCTACAACATAAAGACTTCAAAAAATATTGGAATCTTACAAAAGACAGCATAGAGGTCTGCAAAGATTGTGAGTTTCGATACATCTGTACAGATTGCAGGGCTTATACAGAACGGACAAATACAAATGCAGAAGGTTTAGATACATCAAAACCCCTTAAATGTGGTTATGATCCTTACACTGGAGAATGGGAAGAATGGAGTACAAACTCATTAAAACAAAAAGCAATACAACATTATGAACTGGAAAATTTTATTTAGAACTGTAAGCGTAGTAATGATATTATTTTTTAATGTATCACAAGGTCAAAATTACAAAGTTTTTTATGACATGGTTTATAAAACAGACTCTTCCGATTCAGAAACTCAAAAAAAAGCGATGGTTTTATTGATAAAGGATAATCAATCAAAATTCTTTTCGCAAGAGCAACTTATTAATGATTCTGTAATTATTGAGAAGCAAAAAACAAACGGTAAAGCACTAAAAAAGTATGATTACAACTTTATGACAATAAAAGATAATCAAGAAAAGAAGCTTCATAAGTTTAATGCCATACTAAGAGATTTGTATAAAATAACTGAAAGTATGCCTGTTTTCAATTGGATCATCACCGGTGAGACAAAAACAATTAACACTTTTACCTGCCAAAAAGCCACATTGAACTATGCCAATCGTTCTTGGGAAGCCTGGTTTACTACAGATATTGCATTACATGAAGGACCTTATGTTTTTAATGGTTTGCCGGGATTGATTATCTCTTTGAAAGATTCTAAGAATAATTACGAATTTAGCTTTTCCGGGCTTAAAAAAAATGAGGTGTTGAATGTTGATTATCTCTCTACAAAACCCTTTGAAGTAACTGCAAAGCAATTTAATAAAGCTTTACTTGATCATTATAACGATCCATACAGAGAAATGAAAGCGGGAAATATAAAAGTTCGTTGGCAGGATGAAGATGGAAAAGAATTTAAACCTGATTATAAAGAACTCACAAAAACAGAGCAAAAAAATATCAAGAAGCACAATAATCC
This region includes:
- the gwsG gene encoding grasp-with-spasm system ATP-grasp peptide maturase encodes the protein MILILSNSRFESSTDSVCEWLINLNADFFRLNIDELFSDKYKIYFDIANDFIKITNTQLDKEINLNDIKVVWCRRKSEKSFNIITDNIIDDDITYNRIVFARFMSMERNTFLKTLLKKIEKSKWFDYYETINDLNKIEVLQLAKKVGLRIPKSFITNYSESFLQYGLNEDELITKPLFEATGFVGENGSYITHTKQLNKRNKIPTYFTPSLVQSKINKKYELRIFYLDNKFFAMAIFSSSNSKTQLDFRAYDFKKPNRTVPYDLPINIKNSLKDLMDKLNLYNGSIDMIVDTEGNYIFLEVNPIGQFGMVSLPCRYNIEKEIAMFLINYSYEKKRT
- the gwsS gene encoding grasp-with-spasm system SPASM domain peptide maturase; the encoded protein is MKTYKLFSNCILVKGFTRSSIVDTQRKENFLIPNDLYEILYDEKLINFENLEMEFYKSKQTIKEYKKFLLEEELIFECNQNEADFFVPIQKKYSTPSSITNMIIDMSDSLNPFLNKIKNGIEHLGVVALQLRIFDFQEKSIHDFLDLLEDDSRIYDLQIILKFESKIIPKLEKLLRYTRINKIFVFGGNSNYKNGRVIFIQRDITNAKSCGLIDKNISYINSDIVHESMNHNSCLYKKISIDSDGNIRNCPSMPQSFGNIKDTILEEALQHKDFKKYWNLTKDSIEVCKDCEFRYICTDCRAYTERTNTNAEGLDTSKPLKCGYDPYTGEWEEWSTNSLKQKAIQHYELENFI
- a CDS encoding GLPGLI family protein, which produces MNWKILFRTVSVVMILFFNVSQGQNYKVFYDMVYKTDSSDSETQKKAMVLLIKDNQSKFFSQEQLINDSVIIEKQKTNGKALKKYDYNFMTIKDNQEKKLHKFNAILRDLYKITESMPVFNWIITGETKTINTFTCQKATLNYANRSWEAWFTTDIALHEGPYVFNGLPGLIISLKDSKNNYEFSFSGLKKNEVLNVDYLSTKPFEVTAKQFNKALLDHYNDPYREMKAGNIKVRWQDEDGKEFKPDYKELTKTEQKNIKKHNNPIELTEAIHYPTK